From the Lathyrus oleraceus cultivar Zhongwan6 chromosome 4, CAAS_Psat_ZW6_1.0, whole genome shotgun sequence genome, one window contains:
- the LOC127136999 gene encoding uncharacterized protein LOC127136999, with the protein MVHSNMFPKAIVSVDVKPIKMKYDFKLDEVNDDVQPDEVNDDVKPSNRLIVVEESRKLGFIVVIKKSDNGSNIRQAFITMICERSGTYQPRIRKLKQDVTRSRKYECPFKLHGYHMTDETWKLNVISGIHNHALTDKLVGHPIVCRIVLEERKLISDMTLNMVASKNILASLK; encoded by the exons ATGGTGCATTCGAATATGTTTCCCAAAGCTATTGTGAGTGTGGATGTTAAACCGATCAAAATGAAGTATGATTTTAAATTGGATGAAGTGAATGATGATGTTCAACCGGATGAAgtgaatgatgatgttaaaccgAGTAATCGATTGATTGTTGTCGAG GAAAGCCGGAAATTGGGGTTTATCGTTGTAATAAAAAAGTCCGACAACGGTTCTAATATAAGACAAGCATTTATAACAATGATATGCGAAAGAAGTGGCACATACCAACCAAGGATTAGGAAGTTGAAACAAGATGTCACTAGATCAAGGAAATATGAGTGTCCATTTAAATTGCACGGATACCATATGACGGATGAGACATGGAAACTTAATGTGATTTCTGGTATACATAATCATGCCTTGACTGACAAGCTAGTCGGTCATCCCATTGTATGTCGCATTGTTCTAGAGGAGAGGAAACTTATTTCAGACATGACATTAAACATGGTGGCGTCGAAAAACATACTTGCATCTTTGAAATGA
- the LOC127075003 gene encoding probable ADP-ribosylation factor GTPase-activating protein AGD8 — protein sequence MASDGFTDKNVVFRKLKLKSENKMCFDCNTKNPTWASVTYGIFLCIDCSAVHRSLGVHISFVRSTNLDSWTPEQLKIMSFGGNSRAQTFFKQHGWTDGGKIEAKYTSRAAELYRQILSKEVAKSMVEEGGLSSSPIVSQSSNGLPEVKINEVLKENTLEKAEKPESASSPRASHTVSNNLKKPIGGKKPVKGGGLGARKLNKQSSENLYEQKPEEAPAPVPSTTNNNVSARSSLSSRFEYVDNVPSPELDSGSSNAFNHVSAPKSSSFFADFGMDSGFPKKFGSSTSKLQIEETDEARKKFSNAKSISSSQYFGDQNKARDAETRASLSKFSGSSSISSADLFGNNGDSTIDLAASDLINRLSFQAQQDISSLKNIAGETGKKLSSLASSLMTDLQDRIL from the exons ATGGCTTCCGATGGATTCACCGATAAGAACGTCGTGTTCAGAAAACTCAAATTGAAGTCTGAGAATAAG ATGTGTTTCGATTGCAATACGAAGAATCCAACATGGGCGTCTGTTACGTATGGGATCTTTCTCTGCATTGATTGTTCTGCTGTTCATAGAAGTCTCGGTGTTCACATCAGTTTCGTGAG ATCTACAAACTTAGACTCATGGACACCTGAGCAACTGAAAATAATGAGCTTCGGAGGAAACAGTCGTGCACAGACTTTCTTTAAGCAACATGGTTGGACCGATGGTGGTAAAATAGAAGCAAAGTATACATCTAGGGCTGCAGAGTTATACAGGCAAATTCTTTCAAAGGAAGTAGCTAAAAGTATGGTTGAGGAGGGCGGCTTGAGTTCATCACCTATTGTTTCTCAGTCTTCTAATGGACTTCCTGAGGTCAAAATCAATGAGGTACTGAAAGAAAACACACTGGAGAAGGCAGAAAAGCCCGAGAGCGCATCTTCACCTAGAGCTTCACATACAGTATCAAATAATTTGAAGAAGCCTATTGGTGGGAAAAAGCCTGTGAAGGGTGGGGGACTTGGTGCTCGTAAGCTCAATAAACAG TCAAGTGAGAACCTCTACGAGCAGAAGCCTGAAGAAGCACCTGCTCCAGTTCCATCCACAACAAACAACAATGTGTCTGCCAGGTCATCTCTGAGTTCTCGTTTTGAGTATGTAGATAATGTTCCATCACCTGAGTTGGATTCTGGAAGTTCAAATGCATTCAATCATGTTTCTGCACCAAAGTCATCAAGCTTCTTTGCAGACTTTGGAATGGATAGTGGTTTTCCCAAGAAATTTGGGTCAAGCACCTCAAAACTGCAA ATTGAGGAAACTGATGAAGCAAGAAAGAAGTTCTCAAATGCCAAATCTATTTCGTCATCTCAATATTTTGGAGACCAGAACAAGGCGAGAGATGCTGAGACTCGAGCTTCTTTGTCAAAATTTTCA GGTTCATCTTCCATCTCCAGTGCTGATCTTTTTGGTAACAACGGAGATTCCACCATTGATCTTGCTGCCAGCGATCTCATCAATCGATTATCCTTTCAG GCACAACAGGATATCTCTTCCCTTAAGAACATTGCCGGAGAGACTGGGAAAAAGCTCAGCTCCTTGGCATCCTCCTTGATGACAGATCTTCAAGACCGAATCCTCTAA